GTACGTTAACCCACGGTCGTGTATTGGGGATACTCTATAACCCTGCTTATACGGGCGCTTATGTGTTTGGTCGCTACAAGGATCGAAAACAATTGGATGAGCAGGGCTTGTTTGTTCATCGCATCGTTCGTTTACCCAAAGACCAATGGGAGGTGCTTATTCACGACCATCATCCTGGGTATATTTCATGGTCAGAGTACGAAGAAAATCTCAAACAACTGCAGCAAAATCGAACAAACGCAGAAGTGAGTGGTCCAGCGAGGGAAGGGATTGCCCTACTTCAGGGAATCATCGTGTGCGGAAAGTGCGGTCGCCGCATGTCTGTTCGTTATACAGGAAATGGCGGGATCGCTCCACGGTATGAATGTAAAGCAAGATGGGAAAATGGCGATCGTGCCACTTGTTCTTCCCTTCGCTCTGAACCGGTAGATCAAGCCATTGCCGCCAGAGTTCTAGAGGCTGTACAACCTGCTCAACTTGAACTCGCCTTACGCTCATTCGACAAGGTTCTAAGCGAAGAAGATAAAGTGGAAACAAGTTGGAAACTTTCCTTGGAAAGAGCCCAGTATGAGGTGGATCGTGCACAACGCCAGTACGACCTTGCTGAACCGGAAAACCGATTAGTGACACGTGCCCTGGAAGCGAGGTGGAATGAAAAAATGGCGACACTCAACCAAATTCGTGAAGAATACGAGCATTACTGCTCAAGTCGTGCATGGCGACCGACAGAGCAAGATAAGCAAGATATTCTATCTTTAGCGGAAAACTTGCCACGTATTTGGCGTGCGACAACAACCGAGATAAAGGACCGTAAAAGAATCCTACGTCTATTAATCGAGGATGTCACTGTTTTTTGTGAGCCTGGTCAAGCGGATATTCGTTTAGGGATCCGCTGGCGCAATCAATGCCATGAGGTTGTTCACACGACCAAGCCCTTGCCGCATCACTTGGCGCGCAAGCATTCGATGGAGACGATTGATCGTATTCGAGAATTAGCCCGCGATATGACAGACACTCAAATTGCAGCACATTTCAACCAATCCGGATACCGAACTCCTGAAGGTAAGCCATTTACCACTGACTCTATTCAGTGGCTACGATATCGCTACCGCATTCCTGGGCCTTCAAAACAAAGCAATGAATGGACCGTAAAAGAAGTAGCTCTTCACTTTGGTGTAAGCACTCATGTGGTCTATTATTGGCTGAATAAAGGTTTATTAAAGGCAACCAAAATAGCACCGGGATGGCCATGGAAAATTAAACTTGATGAACACACTAAGAGGACTCTGTCGGATTGGATTTCTCATTCAGGCCATATTTCAAAACGTTCAAAAACATAAGATTTACATACCCTAATTCTTTTTTCACTACAAATCCAAAACATATTTGAGGAGTGTGCAGTATGAATAAACCGTCGGAATCCCCAGCGGGCGTTTCTCCGATTTTCCGGGTTTCGGGATATACTTCCTCCGAATGGGATGCGGTTCGTGTCTGGTTAGGCTGGCTTGTACCCGTGCAATGATCTCGGGGTAGTCCTTTTCCAGAATATGCTCGCGCATCGTTTCCCCGTCGCTGCCCGGTGTTTCGCTGCCTTTGTTGCTCTTGATGTTATGAATGGCGGTGAGAATGGTTATTTCCGATTTCATGTATTCCAGCAGTCCTTTGAACCGGGGTTTTCCTCCCCGATTCAGGGCGGCTTTGGTTTCGATATACAGGAAATCCAGCAGATTTCTCAGATCGATTTCGGATGATAGATTCTTGTGTTCAGATAAGTTAGATGGTTGAGCCAAAGCATCACCCCCCTT
Above is a window of Fodinisporobacter ferrooxydans DNA encoding:
- a CDS encoding recombinase family protein yields the protein MNQTISSMKVHPQHLDRKALIYIRQSTLAQVRFHRESTERQYALQEKALSLGWTQDQIQLIDEDLGLSGGQGSKRQGFQRLVAQVSLGEVGAIFGLEVSRLARSSADLLRLLELCSIFDTIVVDEDGIYDLSDFNDRLILGFKGTMSEAELHFLRSRLIGGKKNKAHKGELRFPLPVGYCHDVDGNTVIDPDEEVQNAVRHIFTAFRATGSAYGVVQFFSQNHLRFPKRAYGGVWAGKLIWGTLTHGRVLGILYNPAYTGAYVFGRYKDRKQLDEQGLFVHRIVRLPKDQWEVLIHDHHPGYISWSEYEENLKQLQQNRTNAEVSGPAREGIALLQGIIVCGKCGRRMSVRYTGNGGIAPRYECKARWENGDRATCSSLRSEPVDQAIAARVLEAVQPAQLELALRSFDKVLSEEDKVETSWKLSLERAQYEVDRAQRQYDLAEPENRLVTRALEARWNEKMATLNQIREEYEHYCSSRAWRPTEQDKQDILSLAENLPRIWRATTTEIKDRKRILRLLIEDVTVFCEPGQADIRLGIRWRNQCHEVVHTTKPLPHHLARKHSMETIDRIRELARDMTDTQIAAHFNQSGYRTPEGKPFTTDSIQWLRYRYRIPGPSKQSNEWTVKEVALHFGVSTHVVYYWLNKGLLKATKIAPGWPWKIKLDEHTKRTLSDWISHSGHISKRSKT